TATATGCCGTGGTAAATTAGAGACATGATTCCGAAAGGAACCACAAAAATCAATACCCATTCAGCGCCCATGTAGATAATCTCGTAGGTCACGTGACTGTCATAAGATTCCTCCAGTGAGCAAATAACAGTTAACGGCCTCCACGTCAATGGAGGAAACGCCAATGCAACTGCGCATGCCCATATCACTGCAATAGAGACCAACACTTTCCTTTTGCTTACAATACTGGGGTATTTCAGCGGTCGGTAGACGGCGAAATATCGATTTACGGCGACAGCCGTTTGAGTGAAAGCCGACGTCAAAGCGCAGAGGACACTTGAGGCTATGACCACATAACATACTACATTGTGCGGCGGGTTCCAGTTTCGGTTTATTTTTCGAGTCACGTTGAAGCAAGTTTCAAAGAGGGTGAAGAGGAAATCACTGACGGCTAGATTGGCGATAAAGATATTGTCGATTCTCTGTAGGCTTCTGTTGATACAGATTACAACAAATATAACTATGTTACCCAAAAGGGCTAAGACGATGATGGTTATGACGTATACGATCTGAAGGTACCACAAGACCGAAAGCTTCCCTGATGATCCTGTGACCTCGGCGGAAGAAGGCATGATGCtgcaataaaaaacaaacaaacaaaaaaaagagagtGACTAAAAACACGAAGAATAGCGGTTTTATGCAACAAgaatttaaaaatctgggagtaAGTTTGGAGAGTAGCTATTGATATATTTAAAACTCATTAGTAATTCATGAGCGAAACAACCTCTCATGTCACGATAAAACGTCATCTGCAGGAGTTTTAAAattgataaaacactcctcattagagAGAATACCAATAAGgcttagcttgtttttcttgcatgCTAATGTTCttctctcacaatttgaacctttggtTGGACTCCAGAGgaacacgctttttgtggaaggTTTTTGAAGCAGTTCAATAAACTCGCAGGTGGGGTTATATCGCATCTAAAACCACTCGTCTTCGTCTGATGACAAAACACCTCTGCTCGTTTATTAAACAGTACAGCTAGGAGTAATCATTAATTATGAAGAGCGTTCGTGGGGACAAAATTTGGGTTCTGGAATATGTGAGGGAGTATGTATATGATGCTTCCGTCCTAGTGTACATCCTAATTCGAACGTGAGCATAATGTCTTACTTACATATCGATACATACGTAATTCTGAAGTGTGCAATAGTCTTTGCGCATCTGACGTATAACGTCATGCAAAATGGCGCGGAAAATGCAGACGGTCGACGAAGGTCACCCTTGAAACCACAGGAAATCCAGGTTCATAAACTGcgttctccttcgtcgaacgcaattaCCCCATCCCACTCACGGTcaagaacaaacaaaagaaacaacggAGCCTACTGCCCGTAAGAACGTTCGTGTTTAAATCTTCCCACAATGGAAATTCTGTTGCGGACATTCCCTGCCAAGGGGGTcttccttgttccctttaaaaaagTTCCTTGAGATTCGATCCTTACTCTCGATATTAATGCCGAATTCGATCTCTCGTGTTgaatttaatttgtttctttgttccctAGCCTACCACGCAGTCGTTTTTTTAGGAGAGTCGTATTTCCCATCCTCCCAACAAACGCCTCCCGAAAGCAGCACTGATTTCTTTCCTACAGTTTGACCTGCGAGGCGTCGAGGCTAATCACGATCTAGTCATTGTCTAACAACGGCCATTCATTTAATGCTTATGAAGAAGTCCGTGACAACTGCTATGTTGTTTACTACTGAATTTCCCGCTTAAGTCGCCCATTTCAAGGATTGTTTGGAAATTTGTCATTGTATAGA
Above is a window of Montipora capricornis isolate CH-2021 chromosome 6, ASM3666992v2, whole genome shotgun sequence DNA encoding:
- the LOC138051477 gene encoding 5-hydroxytryptamine receptor 4-like, with protein sequence MMNFTSIMPSSAEVTGSSGKLSVLWYLQIVYVITIIVLALLGNIVIFVVICINRSLQRIDNIFIANLAVSDFLFTLFETCFNVTRKINRNWNPPHNVVCYVVIASSVLCALTSAFTQTAVAVNRYFAVYRPLKYPSIVSKRKVLVSIAVIWACAVALAFPPLTWRPLTVICSLEESYDSHVTYEIIYMGAEWVLIFVVPFGIMSLIYHGIYKIASDHAQRVRSFSLTSTNSTKRNHVINMKSELKAAKMLVTIAGAFFLSWFPFFVTLTLWKFYEGFRVYSNVFTLFLYLVYTLPAINPAIYAFWCQDMRQGIRQLLRCCK